The Sesamum indicum cultivar Zhongzhi No. 13 linkage group LG6, S_indicum_v1.0, whole genome shotgun sequence genomic interval tgcttgggtctagaccaacgtttgggtcaagtttcgtcgaattctgagaaaattcaaaatttagttgttttgcactattttattaaaccaagtttgttttccttttgtacaaacttgtagttattattacgcttaacaaatttaccacacaaatttttgggtctagaccaacgtttgggttaacttttgtcgaattctgagaacgttcaaaatttagctgttttgcacggttttattaaatcaagtttgtttcccttttatactaacttgtagttattattacgcttagcaaattttaccacacaaattcatgtgccgagaccaacgtttggtttatgtttcgtcgaattcttcgaacgttcaaaatttaactgttttgcacggtttattaaatcaagtttgtttccatttcatactaacttgtagttattattacgcttagctaatttaccacaaaaattcttgggtctagatcaatgtttggttcaagtttcgtcgaattttgagaacgttcaaaatttagctgttttgcacggttttttattaaaccaagtttgtttgccttttatactaacttgtagttattattacgcttagcaaatttaccacacaaattcttgagtctagaccaacgtttggttcaagtttcttcgaattttgataatattcaaaatttagctcttttgcacggtttattaaggcaagtttgtttcccttttatactaacttgtagttattattaagcgtagcaaatttaccacaaaaatgcttgcgtctagaccaacgtctggatcatgtttcgtcgaattctgagaacgttcaaaatttagttgttttgcacggtttattaaagcaactttgcttctgttttatactaacttatagttattattacgcttagcaaatttaccacacaaatgcttggggtctagaccaacgttttggtcaactttcgtcgaattctgacaacgttcaaaatttaactgttttgcacggttttattaaagcaagtttctttcccttttatactaagttgtagttattattacgcgtaacaaatttaccacacaaatttttgggtctagaccaacgtttggatcaaatttcgtcgaattttgagaacgttcaaaatttagatgtttcgcacggttttattaaagcaagtttgcttcccttttatactagcttgtagttattattacgcatagcaaatttaccacacaaattcttgggtctagaccaacgtttggatcaagtttcgttgaattctgagaacgttcaaaatttagctattttgcacggttgtgttaaagcaagtttgtttccattatatacttacttgtagttactattacgcttagcaaatttaccacacaaattcttgggtctagaccaatgtttgggtcaagtttcctcgaattctgaaaatattcaaaatttagatgttttgcacggttttattaaagtaagtttgtttcccttttatactaacttatagttattattacgcttaacaaatttaccacataaatgcttgggtctagatctacgtttgggtcaagttttgtcgaattctgaaaaagttcaaaatttagctgttttgcacggttttattaaagcaagtttgcttctcttttatactaacttgtagttattattacgcttagcaaatttaccacacaaatgcttgggtctagaccaacgttttggtcaagtttcgtcgaattttgaaaacgttcaaaatttagttgttttgcacggttttattaaagcaagtttgctttccttttatactaacttgtagttattattacgtttagcaaatttaccacacaaatgcttgggtctagaccaacatttgggtcaaataaaatcgaattctgagaacgtccaaaatttagttgttttgcacggtttattaaagcaactttgcttctcttttatactaacttgtagttattattacgcttagcaaatttaccacacaaattcttgggtctagaccaacgtttcggtcaagtttcatcgaattcttagaacgttcaaaatttagctgttttgcacgattttattaaaccaagttagttttccttttgtacaaacttgtagttattattacgcttaacaaatttaccacacaaatttttgggtctagaacaacgtttgggttaagttttgtcgaattctgagaatgttcaaaatttatctgttttgcacgattttattaaagcaagtttgtttcccttttatactaacttgtagttattattatgcttagcaaatttaccacacaagttCATGTGTCGAGACCAACATTTGGTTtatgtttcgttgaattcttcgaacgttcaaaatttaactgttttgcacggtttattaaatcaagtttgttttccttttatactaacttgtagttattattacgctgagctaatttaccacaaaaattcttgggtctagaccattgtttggttcaagtttcgtcgaattctgagaacattcaaaatttagctgttttgcacggtttttttaaaccaagtttgtttgccttttatgctaacttgtagttattattacgcttagaaaatttaccatacaaattcttgggcctagaccaacgtttggttcaagtttatTCGAATTtttagaacattcaaaatttagctcttttgcacggtttactaaagcaagtttgtttcccttttataataacttgtagttattattacacgtagcaaatttaccacaaaaatgcttgggtctaaaccaatgtttgggtcaagtttcgtcgaattctgagaacgttcaaaatttagctattttgcacggtttattaaagcaagtttttttcccttatatactaacttgtagttattattacgcttagcaaatttaccgcacaaatgcttgggtctagatctacgtttgggtcaagtttcatagaattctgaaaacgtttaatatttagctgttttgcacggttttattaaggcaagattttttcccttttatactaacttgtagttattattacgcttagcaaatttaccacacaaattcttaggtctagaccgacgtttgggtcaagtttcgtcgaattttgagaacgttcaaaatttagctgttttgcacggttttattaaagcaagtttgtttcccttatatactaacttgtagttattattacgcttagcaaatttaccacacaaatacttggggctagaccaacgtttgagtcaagtttcgtcgaattctgataacgttcaaaattttgctattttgcacggttttattaaagcaagtttgtttcccttttatactaacttatagttattattacattgagcaaatttaccacacaaatgcttgggtctagaccaacgtttgggtcatgtttcgtcgaattatgagaacgttcaaaatttagctgttttgtaaggttttattaaaacaagtttgtttgccttttatactaacttataattattattacgcttagcaaatttaccttgCTTCGACTGATTGTGATGGCACAGTCAAGGTTTGTATTCTTATCTCATTGATTTAGTGTGAGTTAATGTACGTATCTGCTGCAGTAGGTGAGTTAGTGTCATTGGTATGACTTTTCTTATAACGACCAATTATATTCTGTTTGCTCCATGTCTCTTATCTTGGAATCTTACTTCTTGACAACCTAAATCCTTCACTTAGTTCTAGAGCATGAAAACATTTATGGCAGTTGTTTTTGTCTAGCATcgtttcttatatattttcctgGTTGTAACAAGTTCAAATTGTAACTGGGCCAATGAAATGGTGGTCTTCCTGAACCTCGTatcatacatatacatttaGTTTCTAATTCATCTTTATCTTTAGATACATTGATAAAGTTCTTAAGTCCTACTAGAAGGGTTATATTGTATCAAACCTTAAGCTATGCATTAATACTGCATCGTAAAAATACAGGACTTCCCTCACAACTTTCCCTGGGCATGTTTCTCTTCCCTGAACACAGAATTCCAAATTGACttagaaagaagaaaaagataaatttatagCAGACGTGGCCGAACATCAAAATAGTCCACCACTAAAACCAGGTAAGTTCTTGGTGGGCTAGGTTATTGTCGGTCCACTGAAAACCTTCTCAAACTACTGTCTGGCAAGAAACTTGACAAGCCAAGTTAAAAGGTCTGACAAGATGAATGTGCGAACTAAGTTTCCAACCATGCACTTGTAAATGGGAAACAACTTAGGGCAAGGAATAGGAAAGGATATTGGGATGTTTATGCCAAAGTCTTTGAAAGCATTCTTTAACAGGACTGGGAGTCTCTGCTGAAAGCATCATAATTGCCCACTGTTTAAGGTTTCCATCCAGGTTCTTTGGAATGAGAGTGAGGGCTTCAGCATGAGCAAGTGATCATCTGTAATTGCCTAATGATATTCGTACAGAATCTAGTGGtagtttgaattaatatatttatagttggCAAAACATGTTTTCAAAAGGTTAAGAAAAATTGGCTTCACATTTATATTTGGTTTAATGCTCATTTCCTTTCTGGAACTCTTGTTTCTGCATCTACTGACAACACACTGAAGGTTTGGGATCTTAACAAGACAAGTTCCAATTCTTTATCAAGAGACACCTGTAGCTTAACTCTTAGAGGGCATACTGATGAGAAGGTTAGTTGGCAAAGTTATGTCGTTATCTTTTGCCATTTCCTTCAACTTGTACATGTTCGGCAAATTTCTTTGTCTCACACTATGCTGCTTCTCCTGCAGAACTTTGTGGGTTTATCAGCTGCTAATGGATATATAACATGCGGCTCAGAGACAAATGAGGTGTTTGTCACTTCCAACTTGCATTTTCCAAAGTGTTGACAtgaaaaccaaataaaaatgtcTCCAGGTTCTTAGTGGGCTTCAGATTGTTGGGTAGAATGATTGTTTTATGATCACATGTCTAATGAAACTGTAGAGtgaataataatcacatttgGGATTGCTGAGCATTTAATGGACTGGTTGCTTGGACTCTGGATGCCAGAGAAACAAATAGATATCTTGAGCCATCAACTGGGCTAGGAGCAATTTTACTTAACTTTCATGGTTTTGGGCTTGCGTCTGTTCAAGATATTTTGAGTTTCTAGCTGTGAGCAATTTTTTGCATTTGTCTTTATTAACTGGCTTTTCGTTATGGGAATCACTTCTGCAAGTATTTGGTACAAATCTTGTTTTCAGAGATCTGTcataaaattgttcaaaacaCATCACCCTATATTACTTAATATGTTCGTGATCTATTTGCTGGGTTTGCTATTATCACAATTATGAATTTCTCCTGGACTTTATCATGTTGAGATGGATCCTGTCAGTCTCATAGcttttggatttctttatgTTTGTCTGCAGGTGTTTGCCTATTACAAATCTCTGCCCATGCCAATTACTGCACACACATTTGGCTCCATTGATCCCATAACTGGCAAAGAGACTGAAGATGACAATGAACAGTTTGTTTCGAGTGTTTTCTGGAGAAGGAAATCAAATATGGTGGTTGCTGCCAATTCATCTGGGTGTATACTTCTGCAGATGGTTTAGAAATACTGCTTGTCCCATTATCAGCTGTGGCATTTCAATAATCTTGACCCCTCATTAGTGAAGCATCTACGCGTTTTACGGTAGCTTGATCATCTATCATTTCAATCTTTCTTTGGAAAGAATATACTTGAAAATTCATGTTTTCAGCTGAAAAGTGAAGCTTGTATCTTGCTGGCCTCTATATTATCTGTTATGGTTTATGTAGTAGGGCTTAAGCTGAATCCTTATTTGGGAATGGAGTTGCACTTTTGTTTGGCTGCTCAAAGATATAAAGTCTTCTGAGTCTACAGTGGCAATGTTTTATGAAGATAAAGGGAAAGATCTACATGGCTTCCAGAAAACTTTCTGAAGTGGGTGactttttcaattgttttcaCAGAAGTTgcttaaaaatgaaacaacaGCAGCCAATTCATGTGAATTATCTCCTTTGTAATAGAATTTGATTGTTCAGATTACAATCTAGTCAGTGGTCGAGATAGCATGTTCAGAGTTATTCACTGTATATTTACACGGTAAAGAAGTTTACAAGCGTAGCCTTTATAAAACTGTGTTTAGCTGTTGTATATGCACTCCTATTCTTACTCCTTAGTTGAAAGTGGAAAGTAAACTGCAAAAACAGTGGATTCATGCTTCCTTCTGTTTCATATTTGCTATAAATTTCTGTTGCATCAGGTTTCATCTTTATTTGATTAGTTTGTTATCATATATGTACCAAAACAGAGCAAGTGAGTGCAGGTCCAGATTCCAGATCCTGAATTTACTGGTGAACTGAGAAATCAGATTCACATGCTACCAGTAACCTAGAATATTATACTCTCTTGTTAGAGATCTTCTACATTTAAAAGAGACAagaaatacaaacaaaaaaagttaatattctCACATGATCAACGAAGTGACTTCTAAATCCCCTACACCGTCTGACTTAGGTACATGAGGTGAGAATCACAAATCGCATTCCCTTTCCTATTTGATGGACATATTTATCAGTGAGAGCCAACATTATGAAAGGAAGGCATAACTATGTTACCTGAGTTGATTCATGATCTATTTGAGATTCTTGTTGGCTCATAGCAACAGGCAGTGAACTCTGTCTACTAAGTCTTGAACATCGTGTACATGGGCTCATTGGTGACTTTGGAGGGGAATGAACCTTCAAGTGAGAAGCTGATGAACGTTTTGGTGAAGCACACGAATTGAAAGCTCTTGATGGCGAGGGAGCTGTGGAGAAACTGGTAATCGATTTCTTCATTCTGGCTGGTGAAGAACATGGTGAGTCACCTTTTGGTATTTTTGATGAAGCATATCCCATGAAAGGTCTTGATGGTGAGGAAGCTGGGGAGAAGCTGGGCATCATTTTCTTCATTCTGCTCGGTGAAGACCTTGGGGAATCATTTTCTGGTGTTCTGAAAGCTCTTGCTAGAGAGGAATCTGAAGAGAAAATGGTCTTTATTTTCCTCATTGTGGAAGATGGAGACCTTGGTGAGTCATCTTTTGGTGTTTCTGAGGAACCGCACGTTCTCAAAGCTCTTGCTGGCGAGGAGGCTGGAGACCAAATGAGCTTTGTTTTCTTCAGTCTGGCTGTTGAAGACCTCGGTAAGTCCTCGTTTGGTGTTCCTGAGTAAACAAATCAATTGATCAGAATATTAGTCCTCTGTAGTTTTGGCAGTGATTACCTATTAACATgtgaaaaattagaagagtTCAACCTGTACTTTTTTCAGTCTTTCTGTCTTTCGATTTCCTGCGCTTAGCTTTCTTCCCAGAGTTCTCAGAAATTCCTGGCTCCTGAATGCTTGTAGTTGGTGGTTCAGTTTTTGTTGAAGTTGTAGAAGAAGCTAAAACCGACTTAGGAATAGATTCTGTATTCTGCTCTAGTCCCTTTTCTACATTCTCAGCTAAGTTTTGACAACCAGCAGTAGCCTGAGAAGATATTCTCCCCTGTGAAGATTCGAGAGAAGCTGGTTTACGCTCTACTATCGGTTTTAGTGATTGTTTCTTCTCTAGAATCTCAGTAATTTCTACTTTCTGCTGCATCACTTTCAGTAATTCGGATTTACCATTTTCTCGAGGCCTGGGACTAGGTAACTGAGATTCTGCAACTTTGGATgctattattatcttatcttGAACCTCCACCGGATTCTCACCAGTTAACTTTTGATCATTTCTTTTCTCAGTGAGCTGGATAATAGTTGGTCTTTGGTCCATTGTTGAAACACTTCTTTCTGGTGCTCCAGCACCAACTTGCCTTTGATCACCAGCAATTGAAAATCTTTTCCCTGGACTCTCGGAGCCTAATGACCTCtgatcaaataggaaaagTTTTCGATGTGGTGTCTCAGATATAACAGACCTCATATCGGCAGCAACGGTTGGATTTTTGGAGTCAATGATTTCTGAACAAACTGATCTCCGATCACTTGGTGCAAGGAAAAGATCATCCATGGTCGCCATTTGTTCATCATCAAACACTGATGGCGCGCGGTGAACCGAGCCTTCAGTTGCTAAGTCCCATTTCTTACCAGAGATTTTCTCCCTCTCAACAACTTTGTATGTGAACATCTGAAAAGGGATTAGAGATACGGGTGCCAAATCCTCACTCCCTTCCCCTGGTACCTTTTTCAAATACCCAGTCTCCAGGTCATAATAGTCTACAAGCAGCGGTGGAGAATCGGGATCACCATGGTCAGGATTTATAACAAGGTTCTTCTTGATGTATCGCAGTATCCTACATATAGATGAGAAAGTCGGGCGTTGATTTGGGTTACTCTGCCAGCATTTTTTGATGAGATTTGAAAGGTATTTTGGCGAAGGATATGAGAAAAGAGGCCTCTCTCCTGCTCTTATATTTCGAGCCATCTTCTCCCCTTGAAGATGGCCATCTTCAAATGAAACTTTTCCGGTTAGAAGTGTGAAGCAAAGCATCGCAAAGCTGTAGACGTCAGCTTTATCTGTGTACTTTGTACTGCATTTGCTATCTGGCTGGCCTAGCTCAGTCAGAACTTCCGGGGCTAACCAAATATCAAGATCACCTCCAGTTGGCTTGGGACTTCTTGCAGTGCTACTCATGACGGAGGTCAACCCAAACCCGGTAATTTTTGCTTGAAACCCTCCTATGGAAGCGTTCTTAGCTTTGAGAAGAACATTGGACGGATTAAGATCTCCATGATAGATCTTTCTCGAGTGTAAGTACTCCATCCCTCTTGCAATCTGCAACATGATATCAACAGCAACTGGTATAGAGAATGGGATTCGGTTTCTTTGCCCAGAATGCTCTTTTATGTAAGCTCCAAGATTCTTGCTCATGAGCTCCATTACAAGGAAACCCTCTTTTCTATCTTCATCATAAAAGGCACAATGATATTGCAAAACATTAGGATGGGACAGCGAAAGAACAGAAGAAATCTCAGCATGTAATGGATCAACACTCCCATAGAAATTCCTCATAGCAAAACTCTCCCCCAACCAATGGATCTCCTTAAGATGTCCTCCACCCGAGGGGTACCCTGAGCCCAGTCGCCGTCTCACAAAGTAATCTTGTGCTCCTACTAAGGCATTACTTGGTAAGAGCTTTCCCTTCGACGTTCCCCCATTACTTAGTTTCCTAATCAATAATTCACCAAGCCGCTGCTCATGCTTTGCTGTcgttttcttctcttccaGTTTCTCAAGAAGCAACCATCTATCTTCTTTCCATGCATACTCCAGACGATGGCATATTTCTCGTGGGACTATATATTGTTTCCCGAATTTCCACAGGAAAAGTTTAGGGTCGTCACATCCTTGATCATACTTTTGTGTTAGGGCCAGTCTCCTCTTCTGCATGTCCTCCTGATCAACTCCAGATATCTCAGCTGCCGTCTCAATGGCCTCAATCACCACCGGAAAACAACACAGCAAATTGTGAATGTGCAGTTCTACGCAGTCCTTGTTTGTATGGAGGCTAATTGCTCTGCCCCACCAGTTTTTCACATCGATGCAGTGTTTGATATAGAATTCGGCTTCTTTGAACACCTTGTGGAGCTCTTTCATCGGAAGATCAAGAGCTTTCCACTTAGTATTCCTATCTTCAAACCTCAAATGCTGTCTGATTTCTTCTGAGATTGTCTCAAAGGCAAATGTTAACATGTCGAAAAGCAAACAACATTGTCTTTGATTGATTTGAATCTCATGTTTTAATACCATCAAGGCCTTAAGACTACCCAAAACCTCCCCCACTTGTCTGAACTGATCCATCCCAATTTTCAGAAACACTATTCCACCCTGAAATATATGATTGCCAATGCATCAGGATATCATATAAATCAAAGATACACACGACATAACATGTTCATTAATGCATCATGACTCGATCAAAATCACCTGTTCACAAGAATCTCCAGCACATCCCTGTAAGAAATTGGGAAACTACTGAATTTTGAAGGGTTCTTGTGAACCCTTTATAAATTCAGCAGAACCCAATCCAAATACAGCCAACAAAATCCTGTCCGAATCAAAATTGGTGGGGAAGCAAAAATCGTTCTACTGCAAGAAATCAAAGggattaagaaaaaaacaacaGAGAGAGAAGAGTAGAAGAACTAGACAAGAATTGCTATTATCAGCCTGttataaatcaagaatctaCTCGTTCCAATACAAAAATGGAAGGGAAAAACCAATttggaaactgaaaaagacgaaAACTTTCAAGTGTTTacttttgaattctttttaatatgtttCTTTCCTTGTTTTCTGTTGATCATCAAAAGAGGTTGTCTGGTTCTGGTTCTTCGGCAATAGCACAGAGGTCTGGTTCGTTGAAATCCCTGTCTTCTTgggatttctttttctggtTGTAAATAAGTTCCCGCGAATTTTGTTTTCCGATGTTGTTGTTTGTATTTGCGAAGAAGTAGGAATATTTTACTAGTGATTGATGGAGACTTATCAAAACAAAGAAGGGATGctaattttgtcaaaaatgGTATTATTTAAACCCAttttcctctatttttattacaatgattaagattattttttttagtgaattttggaatttaaagtttactaaatttaacgggattaatattaatatataatagataaatgcatgataaaatatgtatttactaaaataaccacaagtaagaaaaaacaaaaatagaaattgagATAAGTTATTTTGGTGAGTAGTTGAAAGCGTATTAACTGTGGGAATGAcattgcaataaattaattttaatttagctCAAAATTTCAGACAAaagaaatgattttgttatCCCACCAAATTGGGTCGGATTACAATCCATTAGTTGTTTAGCTTTAAAGGCTCAAATTTTGGGTTTAAAACAACTACTCCAACCCCAATTCCACTAACTAAACAagccctaattttttaataagtaatgTTTGTTTTATGTCTCATTTTTTGGTATCGTGCTATTAGAGAGAAAAACGagaactaaataaaaaatatacatggaaaattatgaaaatcactCGCAAATTGCgtaattaaaaaacacaataacTTTGAGGGGATTAgatgtttctttttcaaaatattaaggtttcttttttcatatacttattttttaatttaagctAATTTTTATAGCATATAACACAAGTTAATACATCAAATATCAttagtttgtaatttttcaaataaaacatttattatttaataaaagttgtattaaataataatttctactaagtttatttaatttcattaattttctagAGGAAACAACCTTAATTTCTCTTAATACCTAATGAAAACTCGTGCCATGCAAGTTTTGTTttcataacaaatttaatgaaattaaaatttgtgactaaaattgcaaatttattaGGATTATGAAATGCGATGTGATGAGTTAAAAAATATcgggatcaaaattataaagtacTAACTTATGAAACTCCTCTAGTATagatatagtatagatattcattatttatttctgtattaatttatgtttatgacatacatatatatatatatatattccatatatttatataaatgtaaaatatgcattaaatttggactttaaatatttaaggatttgaaattcaataattggtaagtaaatacaaaaatttttatgtgtttaatgaagatttaaagattattattaataaaaaaaaataataatgcataataaataaagggTAGCGGACAATTCATGATTAACAGAAAATTAGGGAGGGCGTTTTagatgtaataaatttaattattttatgcaattttagtaaaaCACAAAGGacttttatgcaattttctcaaaactaaaagaaaaatctattATGATGCGTGAAAGCAGCCAATACAAAGGATCCAAGGCAGTTCCACCCCAGATGTGTCCACGTGGAAGGATCTGGACCGGAGCATGTGGCGCCAAACAGGAACGCAACTGACAAGCCGGTTCCCGCCGGTCACCCACGTGGGCTATCGCCACTTGCCCTGGCGCCCAGACACAGTGGTTGGGACCCCATTTTCCTCCTTTACCTACCACCGTTCCTCTCGGTCTTTTGGAGAAATACTAGAAGGACACAAATTTTtctccaacaaaaataaataaataacaatgcAATTCCACAAATGATGTCTTAGTCTCctgattatgattttattaataaatttaagattatgggttcaagttttattggatatgtgaatatttatttcaatttatatgaataattataatttatttattaaaaaacacaattcattttttttaaaaaaaatcactaacTCCTACATTAGGAGATTCGAATTGCCTTCCCACTAACATATAGTTagtttacacaaattatcatttctttttgagtaattataatttataaatccattaataaaaaatattaacatcattacattGATATTTACTTTAGTATTTTATCTTACCATTCGATTTTCATAAGTGTAtgcatcataatttttaacttctaaaaatattattcatctgtattaaaacatcatatatctgcaaaaattttcatgaaataatgtcccaacataaaattaaaaaatgaatatgaaaggacttaaaaatattataaaaaaataacttcaataattttgatccttgaaatttttacttttgaatcCATTCCTGATGTCAAAGATGAAGAGACGTATCTAAAatgatttatctttttaactttgacctttaaataaagtatataatatcACTAAAAGTCCAAccctatttttagaaaatagtaCAAAAGTTCTATATTTTCCAtccatatacataaaattttactatatCTTACAAATATCTTCTCTTGTGATGAAGGGagcataaatttattaattactataaagttgaaaagataTTCTAAGctatttttccttaattatctttatgagaataattttcaaatacattgaaattaaaatattattaattacactGAGGccctctctaaaaatataaacttatatatttttttattttttgtaaattacacttaaacctccttaaaattttttatgtttataccTAAATCTTTTACTTCATGATTTTGACGAAAAATACTACCTTagtactaaaaatatattaatttttaattttattcctcATGTAccattctcatatatatttttatacttataaagaattaaatataatatataatgagattaacattattatattttttcttataagttaaaaattattatgtgagaatattaaataattgacaaaataaaaaatttatgtagtCGTTTTTTGCTAAAGTCAGCATATTTTTCgtctaaattcaaataaaatggGATCAGGtgtaaaaactaaattttgagagGGGCATAAttgtaagtaaaattttaaaatataaattcgtATTTTTAAAAGGATCTAACTGTAATTAATCCATTATTATTTCACCTCTTGGCAACGGACCACCGGCTCTTCCGGTACGGTTCAAGCCAAGGAAAGGTATccgaagagagagagagagggggggaga includes:
- the LOC110012174 gene encoding protein SPA1-RELATED 2-like encodes the protein MYVSAAVGLGVSAESIIIAHCLRFPSRFFGMRVKKNWLHIYIWFNAHFLSGTLVSASTDNTLKVWDLNKTSSNSLSRDTCSLTLRGHTDEKNFVGLSAANGYITCGSETNEVFAYYKSLPMPITAHTFGSIDPITGKETEDDNEQFVSSVFWRRKSNMVVAANSSGCILLQMV
- the LOC105164021 gene encoding uncharacterized protein LOC105164021 isoform X1, yielding MDQFRQVGEVLGSLKALMVLKHEIQINQRQCCLLFDMLTFAFETISEEIRQHLRFEDRNTKWKALDLPMKELHKVFKEAEFYIKHCIDVKNWWGRAISLHTNKDCVELHIHNLLCCFPVVIEAIETAAEISGVDQEDMQKRRLALTQKYDQGCDDPKLFLWKFGKQYIVPREICHRLEYAWKEDRWLLLEKLEEKKTTAKHEQRLGELLIRKLSNGGTSKGKLLPSNALVGAQDYFVRRRLGSGYPSGGGHLKEIHWLGESFAMRNFYGSVDPLHAEISSVLSLSHPNVLQYHCAFYDEDRKEGFLVMELMSKNLGAYIKEHSGQRNRIPFSIPVAVDIMLQIARGMEYLHSRKIYHGDLNPSNVLLKAKNASIGGFQAKITGFGLTSVMSSTARSPKPTGGDLDIWLAPEVLTELGQPDSKCSTKYTDKADVYSFAMLCFTLLTGKVSFEDGHLQGEKMARNIRAGERPLFSYPSPKYLSNLIKKCWQSNPNQRPTFSSICRILRYIKKNLVINPDHGDPDSPPLLVDYYDLETGYLKKVPGEGSEDLAPVSLIPFQMFTYKVVEREKISGKKWDLATEGSVHRAPSVFDDEQMATMDDLFLAPSDRRSVCSEIIDSKNPTVAADMRSVISETPHRKLFLFDQRSLGSESPGKRFSIAGDQRQVGAGAPERSVSTMDQRPTIIQLTEKRNDQKLTGENPVEVQDKIIIASKVAESQLPSPRPRENGKSELLKVMQQKVEITEILEKKQSLKPIVERKPASLESSQGRISSQATAGCQNLAENVEKGLEQNTESIPKSVLASSTTSTKTEPPTTSIQEPGISENSGKKAKRRKSKDRKTEKSTGTPNEDLPRSSTARLKKTKLIWSPASSPARALRTCGSSETPKDDSPRSPSSTMRKIKTIFSSDSSLARAFRTPENDSPRSSPSRMKKMMPSFSPASSPSRPFMGYASSKIPKGDSPCSSPARMKKSITSFSTAPSPSRAFNSCASPKRSSASHLKVHSPPKSPMSPCTRCSRLSRQSSLPVAMSQQESQIDHESTQVT
- the LOC105164021 gene encoding uncharacterized protein LOC105164021 isoform X2; amino-acid sequence: MDQFRQVGEVLGSLKALMVLKHEIQINQRQCCLLFDMLTFAFETISEEIRQHLRFEDRNTKWKALDLPMKELHKVFKEAEFYIKHCIDVKNWWGRAISLHTNKDCVELHIHNLLCCFPVVIEAIETAAEISGVDQEDMQKRRLALTQKYDQGCDDPKLFLWKFGKQYIVPREICHRLEYAWKEDRWLLLEKLEEKKTTAKHEQRLGELLIRKLSNGGTSKGKLLPSNALVGAQDYFVRRRLGSGYPSGGGHLKEIHWLGESFAMRNFYGSVDPLHAEISSVLSLSHPNVLQYHCAFYDEDRKEGFLVMELMSKNLGAYIKEHSGQRNRIPFSIPVAVDIMLQIARGMEYLHSRKIYHGDLNPSNVLLKAKNASIGGFQAKITGFGLTSVMSSTARSPKPTGGDLDIWLAPEVLTELGQPDSKCSTKYTDKADVYSFAMLCFTLLTGKVSFEDGHLQGEKMARNIRAGERPLFSYPSPKYLSNLIKKCWQSNPNQRPTFSSICRILRYIKKNLVINPDHGDPDSPPLLVDYYDLETGYLKKVPGEGSEDLAPVSLIPFQMFTYKVVEREKISGKKWDLATEGSVHRAPSVFDDEQMATMDDLFLAPSDRRSVCSEIIDSKNPTVAADMRSVISETPHRKLFLFDQRSLGSESPGKRFSIAGDQRQVGAGAPERSVSTMDQRPTIIQLTEKRNDQKLTGENPVEVQDKIIIASKVAESQLPSPRPRENGKSELLKVMQQKVEITEILEKKQSLKPIVERKPASLESSQGRISSQATAGCQNLAENVEKGLEQNTESIPKSVLASSTTSTKTEPPTTSIQEPGISENSGKKAKRRKSKDRKTEKRTPNEDLPRSSTARLKKTKLIWSPASSPARALRTCGSSETPKDDSPRSPSSTMRKIKTIFSSDSSLARAFRTPENDSPRSSPSRMKKMMPSFSPASSPSRPFMGYASSKIPKGDSPCSSPARMKKSITSFSTAPSPSRAFNSCASPKRSSASHLKVHSPPKSPMSPCTRCSRLSRQSSLPVAMSQQESQIDHESTQVT